A DNA window from Arachis duranensis cultivar V14167 chromosome 3, aradu.V14167.gnm2.J7QH, whole genome shotgun sequence contains the following coding sequences:
- the LOC107478497 gene encoding isoleucine N-monooxygenase 2-like — translation MESAPTFLLILFFIIPLFIKLLKHTDSSNKSKPSLPPGPKPWPIVGNLPEMLANKPTFRWIQNIMNDLDTEIVCIRLGNIHVIPVSSPSIAREFLMKQDAIFASRPLNWSSKYVSSGYLTTSVTPCGEQWKKMKRIFVEELLSPQRHQWMHDKRGEEADNLVRYVYNQTKNGGGLVDLRHVGQHFGGNLSRRMLFNKRYFGKGREDGGPGPEELDHVVALFVVVRHLFAFPISDYLPCLWWLDFEGHKKILKEATNTIRKYHDPIIDERIHQWKNGIRTHEEDWLDIFISLKDANKNPLLTVEEIKSQIMELTVGTMDNPFNNVEWVFSEMLNQPKILQKATQELDRVVGNQRLVQESDFPKLNYVKACLREGFRLHPIVDFNVPHVSTEDTIVANYFIPKGSHVLIRRQGVGQNPRVWEEALKFKPERHLKRDGCDLTLTEPSLELFTFGAGRRSCPAITLGTYVTVMLFARLVHGFTWVAPPNEPIVDLSELERDTSKAKPLVAFGKPRLPAEVYHPKNYKKYI, via the exons ATGGAATCTGCTCCTACCTTCTTGCTCATACTTTTTTTCATTATACCTCTCTTCATCAAACTCCTCAAACACACTGattcatcaaacaaatcaaagccTAGTCTCCCACCAGGTCCCAAACCATGGCCTATAGTTGGTAACCTCCCTGAAATGCTTGCAAACAAACCCACGTTCAGATGGATACAAAACATCATGAATGATCTCGACACTGAAATTGTATGCATCCGTCTAGGTAACATCCATGTCATCCCAGTGTCAAGTCCGTCCATTGCAcgtgaatttttaatgaaacaAGATGCGATTTTCGCATCAAGGCCGTTGAATTGGTCTAGTAAATATGTCTCATCTGGGTACCTAACCACATCTGTAACACCCTGTGGAGAACAatggaagaaaatgaagagaatCTTTGTGGAGGAATTGCTTTCGCCCCAAAGGCATCAATGGATGCATGACAAAAGGGGTGAAGAAGCCGACAACCTTGTCCGCTATGTGTATAACCAAACCAAGAATGGGGGTGGCCTAGTGGATTTGAGGCATGTTGGGCAACACTTTGGTGGAAACTTGAGTAGGAGGATGTTATTCAATAAGAGGTACTTTGGTAAAGGTAGAGAAGATGGGGGTCCTGGTCCCGAGGAATTGGACCATGTTGTAGCACTTTTCGTTGTGGTAAGGCACCTTTTTGCATTTCCTATTTCTGATTATCTTCCTTGCTTGTGGTGGCTTGATTTTGAaggtcataaaaaaatattaaaggaaGCTACTAACACCATAAGGAAGTACCATGATCCCATAATTGACGAAAGGATTCATCAATGGAAGAATGGGATAAGGACTCATGAAGAGGATTGGCTTGATATTTTCATCTCATTGAAAGATGCcaataaaaatccacttttgacTGTGGAGGaaataaaaagtcaaattaTG GAACTTACAGTTGGAACAATGGATAATCCATTTAATAATGTTGAATGGGTATTTTCTGAAATGCTAAATCAACCAAAAATACTTCAAAAGGCTACTCAAGAATTAGACAGGGTAGTAGGAAACCAAAGGTTAGTGCAAGAATCAGATTTTCCAAAACTCAACTATGTGAAGGCATGTTTAAGAGAAGGTTTTCGCCTTCACCCAATTGTAGACTTCAATGTTCCTCATGTCTCAACGGAAGACACAATTGTCGCCAATTACTTCATCCCAAAAGGTAGTCATGTTCTTATTAGGAGGCAAGGTGTTGGCCAAAATCCAAGAGTTTGGGAAGAAGCATTAAAATTCAAACCTGAAAGGCATCTGAAAAGAGATGGATGTGATTTGACTTTGACTGAGCCAAGCTTGGAGTTGTTCACATTTGGCGCTGGAAGACGAAGTTGCCCTGCCATCACACTTGGTACTTATGTAACTGTTATGCTCTTTGCAAGGTTGGTTCATGGATTCACATGGGTTGCACCTCCCAATGAACCAATCGTTGATCTCTCTGAACTTGAAAGGGACACCTCAAAAGCTAAGCCACTAGTTGCATTCGGAAAGCCAAGATTACCAGCGGAAGTTTATCATCCCAAGAATTACAAGAAATATATTTGa